The Desulfatiglans anilini DSM 4660 genomic sequence GCCTTGTAAAGCTGCATCCCGCCGATTCCCAGGAAGGGCAGGATTGCAATGGACAGCACGATGATGCCCATTCCGCCAAGCCACTGAGTTAAACTGCGCCAGAGGAGGATGCTTTCGGGAAGCCCTTCGATCTGTGTCAAAATAGAAGCACCGGTCGTGGTGAATCCCGAGAAGGATTCGAAACAGGCATCGGTGAAATCCGGGATGGCGCCTGAGAAAAGGTAAGGCAGGGTGCCGAAAAGGCCGGCCAGGACCCACCCGAAGCTTACGACGGCGACGCCGTCGCGGTGGCCGAGCTGCGGAGTCTCCGTTTTACGTGTGAGAAGGTAGCCGGCTAGTCCGCTTCCTAAGGTTGCCAGCATGGCGAAGAAAACGCCCGAGGAGACGCCGTCCTGGTAGTATAGGGAAGCAAGGAACGGCCCCAGCATGGATAAGCCAAGGAAAAATGCCAAGACAGCCGAAAGTTTGACAACGATGCGCCAGTGCATCAGAAGTATTCCAGCCTGACAGTGAGCAGTTTTTCCAGTTTAGGGACGACTTCTCTTTGAGCGAAGATGATCAGGTGGTCTTTCGGCTGAATGACGGTGTCTCCACGGGGGATGATGATGTCCTCCCCGCGCACGACAGCCCCCACGATGGCTCCCTTGGGGAATTTGACGCGGGAGAGCGGTTGATTGACGACCTCGCTGGTATCCAGGGCCTCCGCTTCGATCGCTTCAGCATGTTCCCCCTTCAGGGGGGCGACGGAGATGATCTTGCCGCGGCGGATGAACTGGAGGATCGCCCGCACGGCGGACAGCCTGGGGCTGACGACGGTGTCCAGGCCGATGGCCGAGATGAGGGGAATATAGCTGAACTTGCTGATTCGCGTGATGGTTCTTCTCGCGCCGAGTCCCTTGGCGAGGAGCGAGATCAGGACGTTGTTTTCTTCGTCGCCGGTCAACGCGATCAGAAAATCCACGTCCTGGACGTTTTCTTCGATCAGGAGGTTTTTGTCGGTTCCATCCCCTTTGATGACAAGGACCCGCTCCAGGTTCTCGGAGAGTCTGGCACAGATGGCTTCATCCTTTTCGATGATCGTGGCCTTGATCCGGGACTTGTCCAGGTGTGCAGCCAGCGAGGCGCCGGTCAGACCTCCTCCCACGATGATGACGCGTTTGAGCGGCCTGGGGTGGATGTCGAAGGCGGGCAAAAGACTCAAGGCCTGGTCGCCCTGCGTGACCACGTAAACCAGGTCGTTCGGCAGGACCTGATCCTTGCCGCGCGGGATGAGAACCTGGTCACCGCGGACGATGGCTCCGATCAGGAGTTTTTCCGCCTGTCCGGTAAGGGCCATCAGGGGCTTGCCGGTCAGCGGAGACCCCTCTTTCACGGTCACCCCGATCAGCTTGACCCGCCCCGCCGCAAAATCTATGACTTCGGAGGCCCAGGGATATTCCATGAGGCTCAGGATCGACTCGACCATGACCGACTCCGGGTTGATGACGTGGTCGATTCCGAGGAATTCCTGCCCGATGAGATGCTCTTCGTCGATGTATTCCTGATTGCGGACCCGCGCGATCTTGACCATGTAAGGGTTGATGTTGCGGCCCAGCAGGCAGGCGAAGAGATTGACCTCGTCGCTGTCCGTGGCGGCTACAAGCAGGTCGGTCTCTCCCGCTCCAGCCTCCTTGAGCACGCGGGGGCTGGTCCCTGATCCCAGGACGCTGCGGACATCGAGATTTTCATCGATGCGTTTGATCTGAGCCGGTGCCTTGTCGATGAGCGTGACGTCCTGTCCCTCTTCGGAGAGTTTGCGCGCGATGTGAAAACCCACCTCGCCGGCTCCGATGATGATGATCTTCAAGACTGCGCCTCCTTGCGAGAAAAGCATTCGCCTGCAGGGTTCGTCATGGCTGTAGCGGATCGCTTATTCCTAAGAGAGCGCGGGCAGAAAGTCAACTTCCAACTCGCCATGGGTCCACGAAGTATTTTTCTGATCTCGCTTCGCCGCGGATGCACCCGTTTTCCGCCAGCCCTGCGCCCTGCCAGGTCCCGAAGTTTGAAAAGGCTGGACAAAAAGGGGAATTCGATGATATTTATAACAATTTTCGTATCCGCAAACATTTGGATCTTGTCCATTTGGAAATCATTTCCGGATGGGAAATACTTTGTTAAGGTAAAGAAAACCAATCGTTTGTACTGAAACAACCTGTCGGTCGCCGCGCAGGCAAAGGTCAAGATGGACGCCGAGATCGGCAAGAAAGCCCCTTTCCGGATTGGAAACGAATAGATTCAGGAGCAGAAAGCCGTGTTGAAAAACATCCTCAAGACCCTGAGCGGGCGCCACTTCGAAAAGATGCTCCAGGATGCCGTGGATCGGTTCAAAGATGCCAGGGTCCTCGTCGTGGGCGACATCATCATGGATCAATACATCTGGGGCCAGGTGACCCGGATATCTCCCGAAGCACCCGTGCCGGTTGTCGAGGTGCGGGAGGAGACGCGGATGTTGGGCGGCGCTGCCAATGTCGTGCACAATATGTCTACGCTGGGGGCCACGGCGGTCCTGTGCGGGGTGGTGGGCGAGGACCATGCCGGCCGGGAGGTTCTGGAGAAGCTCCGTGCCCTGGAGGTTCCAACCGATGGGGTGATCGTCGAGGCCGGACGCCCGACGAGTCTCAAGACGCGCATCGTTGCCCACAGCCAGCAGGTCGTCCGCTTCGATCGGGAGAGCAAGGGCGCCATCACCGATCAAAGCGCGAAGACTATCCTGGACTATATCGAAACCTCCCTCGACTCGCTCGATGCGATTGTCGTTTCGGATTACGGGAAGGGGGTCGTATCGGCCGGACTGATGACAGGGCTGCGGGAACTGGTTGATTCGGGCAGGACCAACGGCGTGAGGATCGCCGTCGACCCGAAGACCGGGAACTTCGAGTACTATCAGGGGGTGGACGTCATCACGCCCAACCACCACGAGGCCGGCGCCTACTGCGGTTTCGCCGTTACGGACGACGAGACGCTCCTTGCAGCCGGGCGGCGGATGCTGCAGGAGCTGCAGTGCCGTTCTGTTTTGATCACCCAGGGTAAGGACGGCATGACCCTCTTTGAGCAGGAGGGCCGTGTCAGCCATATCGGAACCGTGGCGAAACAGGTCTTCGACGTCACGGGCGCCGGGGATACGGTCATCAGCACGCTGGCCCTCGCTATGGCTGCCGGTCTGGATCTCCGCGAAGGGGCGATGCTTGCCAATTACGCCGCGG encodes the following:
- the rfaE1 gene encoding D-glycero-beta-D-manno-heptose-7-phosphate kinase, which codes for MLKNILKTLSGRHFEKMLQDAVDRFKDARVLVVGDIIMDQYIWGQVTRISPEAPVPVVEVREETRMLGGAANVVHNMSTLGATAVLCGVVGEDHAGREVLEKLRALEVPTDGVIVEAGRPTSLKTRIVAHSQQVVRFDRESKGAITDQSAKTILDYIETSLDSLDAIVVSDYGKGVVSAGLMTGLRELVDSGRTNGVRIAVDPKTGNFEYYQGVDVITPNHHEAGAYCGFAVTDDETLLAAGRRMLQELQCRSVLITQGKDGMTLFEQEGRVSHIGTVAKQVFDVTGAGDTVISTLALAMAAGLDLREGAMLANYAAGIVVGEVGTSTVRAEDLKRAVADMKSLRSEAG
- the trkA gene encoding Trk system potassium transporter TrkA, producing MKIIIIGAGEVGFHIARKLSEEGQDVTLIDKAPAQIKRIDENLDVRSVLGSGTSPRVLKEAGAGETDLLVAATDSDEVNLFACLLGRNINPYMVKIARVRNQEYIDEEHLIGQEFLGIDHVINPESVMVESILSLMEYPWASEVIDFAAGRVKLIGVTVKEGSPLTGKPLMALTGQAEKLLIGAIVRGDQVLIPRGKDQVLPNDLVYVVTQGDQALSLLPAFDIHPRPLKRVIIVGGGLTGASLAAHLDKSRIKATIIEKDEAICARLSENLERVLVIKGDGTDKNLLIEENVQDVDFLIALTGDEENNVLISLLAKGLGARRTITRISKFSYIPLISAIGLDTVVSPRLSAVRAILQFIRRGKIISVAPLKGEHAEAIEAEALDTSEVVNQPLSRVKFPKGAIVGAVVRGEDIIIPRGDTVIQPKDHLIIFAQREVVPKLEKLLTVRLEYF